From one Triticum urartu cultivar G1812 chromosome 3, Tu2.1, whole genome shotgun sequence genomic stretch:
- the LOC125545398 gene encoding LOW QUALITY PROTEIN: DNA repair protein XRCC2 homolog (The sequence of the model RefSeq protein was modified relative to this genomic sequence to represent the inferred CDS: deleted 1 base in 1 codon), with protein MAGGAGGGPPRDWLSVDETAAAFLSRSLSPRPPTPPPPPLHRAPLRPGNVVEIAGPSGSGKSQLLLMSAVQCILPKEWEGVYFGGLGKAVMYIDLDCRFDVLRLAQILRKRIAAGCGSVHHEEFETDGSKDKFRLFESTLFSDCMKRFLYVRCYNSSELIAALKSLKSQSEARNEIFDIGVYFLMLDSIGAFYWIDRALQPTRESKGKTLSFQSITETVVQEIHKFLQLQPILVLVTKAPIYGEGITTSNDFQRGSSKYMSEDSTPLGYPKREEERNGSCREYMPSAWQTFVTHRIKLQDLAQEPGFFSEQENAILSVHTCEWVQPSLNSKEKFYIKDDGVGLIQ; from the exons ATGGCCGGGGGGGCAGGAGGGGGGCCGCCCCGCGACTGGCTCTCCGTAGACGAGACGGCGGCGGCCTTCCTCTCccgctccctc tccccgcgcccccccaccccccccccgccgccgctcCACCGCGCGCCGCTCCGCCCGGGAAACGTTGTTGAGATCGCCGGCCCGTCTGGCTCCGGCAAGTCCCAGCTGCTCCTCATG TCTGCAGTGCAGTGCATACTACCAAAGGAGTGGGAAGGTGTCTATTTCGGCGGCCTGGGGAAAGCAGTCATGTACATTGACTTGGACTGCCGATTTGATGTGCTGCGGCTGGCTCAGATCCTCAGGAAGCGCATTGCGGCGGGTTGTG GTTCAGTGCATCATGAAGAATTTGAAACTGATGGTTCAAAAGATAAATTCCGTTTGTTTGAAAGTACACTGTTTTCTGATTGCATGAAGCGTTTCCTGTATGTCCGTTGTTACAATAGTTCCGAACTTATAGCTGCTTTGAAG AGTCTAAAATCTCAATCTGAAGCCAGGAACGAAATTTTTGATATTGGTGTATATTTCCTTATGTTAGACAG CATTGGCGCATTCTACTGGATAGATCGTGCTCTTCAACCTACTAGAGAGAGTAAAGG gaaaactctaTCATTTCAGAGTATCACCGAAACTGTTGTCCAGGAGATACACAAGTTTTTGCAACTTCAACCTATTTTGGTGTTGGTCACAAAGGCACCTATTTATGGTGAAGGAATCACGACATCAAACGACTTCCAAAG GGGTTCTTCAAAGTACATGTCAGAGGATTCAACACCTTTGGGATATCCGAAACGGGAAGAAGAAAGAAATGGTTCATGTCGCGAATACATGCCATCTGCATGGCAG ACATTTGTTACACACAGGATAAAGTTGCAAGATTTAG CACAAGAACCAGGGTTTTTCTCTGAGCAGGAAAATGCAATCCTTTCTGTGCATACTTGTGAGTGGGTGCAGCCTTCCCTGAACTCAAAAGAGAAGTTCTATATCAAGGAT GACGGTGTTGGCCTTATACAGTGA
- the LOC125548866 gene encoding LOW QUALITY PROTEIN: ammonium transporter 3 member 1-like (The sequence of the model RefSeq protein was modified relative to this genomic sequence to represent the inferred CDS: deleted 1 base in 1 codon), whose translation MSTAADYNMSVGYSPNGIVVPPWLNKGDNAWQMIAATLVGLQSMPGLVILYGSIVKKKWAVNSAFMALYAFAAVWLCWVTWGYNMSFGHQLLPFWGKARPALGQKFLLMQAVLPESTHFFKDGSQETAWINPNYPMATMVYFQCVFAAITLILLAGSLLGRMNIRAWMIFVPLWLTFSYTIGAFSLWGGGFLFQWGVMDYSGGYVIHLSSGIAGFTAAYWVGPRSTKDRERFPPNNVLLMLAGAGILWMGWAGFNGGDPYAANLDSSIAVLNTNICAATSLLVWTSLDVIFFKKPSVIGAVQGMITGLVCITPGAGLVQGWAAIVMGVLSGSIPWFTMMVVHKRSKLLQRVDDTLGVFHTHAVAGFLGGVTTGLFAEPTLCSMFVPVTNSRGAFYGGSSGGMQLLKQVVGALFIVGWNVVVTSIICLVVRLIVPLRMPEEELVIGDDAVHGEEAYALWGDGEKYDSSKHGWYSDNETNQPRNRAPSGVTQDV comes from the exons ATGTCGACGGCCGCGGATTACAACATGTCCGTTGGGTACTCGCCCAACGGCATAGTGGTGCCGCCATGGCTGAACAAGGGCGACAACGCGTGGCAGATGATCGCTGCGACGCTGGTGGGATTGCAGAGCATGCCCGGCCTGGTGATCCTCTACGGCAGCATCGTGAAGAAGAAGTGGGCCGTGAACTCGGCCTTCATGGCGCTCTACGCCTTCGCCGCCGTGTGGCTATGCTGGGTCACCTGGGGCTACAACATGTCCTTCGGCCACCAGCTGCTC CCCTTCTGGGGCAAGGCCCGGCCGGCGCTCGGGCAGAAGTTCCTCCTCATGCAGGCCGTGCTGCCGGAGTCCACCCACTTCTTCAAGGACGGCAGCCAAGAGACGGCCTGGATCAATCCGAATTACCCCATGGCCACCATGGTCTACTTCCAGTGCGTCTTCGCCGCCATCACGCTCATCCTCCTCGCCGGCTCGCTGCTGGGCCGCATGAACATCAGGGCCTGGATGATCTTCGTCCCGCTCTGGCTCACCTTCTCCTACACCATCGGCGCCTTCTCGCTCTGGGGCGGAGGCTTCCTCTTCCAGTGGGGCGTCATGGACTACTCCGGCGGCTACGTCATCCACCTCTCCTCCGGGATCGCCGGATTCACCGCCGCGTACTGGGTCGGGCCCAGGTCCACCAAGGACAGGGAGAGGTTCCCGCCCAACAACGTGCTCCTCATGCTCGCCGGCGCCGGCATCCTCTGGATGGGGTGGGCCGGGTTCAACGGCGGTGACCCTTACGCCGCCAACCTCGACTCCTCCATCGCAGTGCTCAACACCAACATCTGCGCCGCGACCAGCCTCCTCGTCTGGACCTCCCTGGACGTCATCTTCTTCAAGAAGCCCTCCGTCATCGGCGCCGTCCAGGGCATGATCACCGGCCTCGTCTGCATCACGCCCGGCGCGGGTCTGGTCCAGGGGTGGGCGGCGATCGTGATGGGGGTCCTCTCCGGCAGCATCCCGTGGTTCACCATGATGGTCGTGCACAAGCGGTCCAAGCTGCTGCAGCGCGTGGACGACACGCTGGGCGTGTTCCACACCCACGCCGTGGCGGGGTTCCTCGGCGGCGTGACCACGGGGCTCTTCGCGGAGCCGACGCTGTGCAGCATGTTCGTGCCGGTGACCAACTCGCGCGGCGCCTTCTacggcggcagcagcggcggcatGCAGCTCCTGAAGCAGGTGGTGGGCGCGCTCTTCATCGTCGGATggaacgtggtggtcaccagcaTCATCTGCCTCGTCGTCCGGCTCATCGTGCCGCTGCGGATGCCGGAGGAGGAGCTCGTGATCGGCGACGACGCGGTGCACGGCGAGGAGGCCTACGCGCTCTGGGGCGACGGCGAGAAGTACGACTCGTCCAAGCACGGGTGGTACTCCGACAACGAGACCAACCAGCCGCGCAACAGGGCGCCCAGCGGCGTCACCCAGGACGTCTAG
- the LOC125547030 gene encoding UDP-glucuronate:xylan alpha-glucuronosyltransferase 1-like gives MVHVRTLLFCREDHGADARKSRPAATSSKAGRKKKVLVLVLTVVVSVVLMFGLLKTRTLDGRILLRHRPAPVISVPRPPYAAHRRVRWDSVTASLVAAQAGSVALLNFSPAEVKRWRKLRLPGAVTVRAVRLQAVDSAVTWAALYPEWIDEDGNGTSSGSCPSLPDPEDQGGQRFDLVAVNLPCRNRNDSGRWSRDVARLHLQLSAAKLAVSVHSSHVLVVSDCLPLPNLFPCKHLLHRHGHARLYRAHAAYLLPRTRLPVGSCDLALRLPTSPTKPPTVLRRRREAYATVLHSSDAYVCGAIAVAQSIRQSGSTRDLVALVDYGSVGAEQRAGLAAAGWQVRAMDGRIRNPRAVPGTYNEWNYSKLRLWQQLTDYRRVVFVDADQLVLRNIDFLFDAPEVSATGNSRTLFNSGVMVLEPCNCTFDMLMARVRDVRSYNGGDQGFLNEVFTWWHRLPRTVNVLKYYHQQGHAAPAASAPPSPEPYLLHYLGIKPWLCFRDYDCNWNVPSLRQFANDEAHARWWAVHDRIKPRELAARFCALPKSQRSSLQYERRQAEKTNATDMHWSRPITDPRNTQQLLLPMPPTA, from the coding sequence ATGGTGCATGTACGTACGTTGTTGTTTTGCAGAGAAGATCATGGCGCGGATGCGCGGAAGAGCCGGCCGGCGGCGACCTCCTCCAAGGCCGGCAGGAAGAAGAAGGTGCTGGTGCTGGTGCTGACCGTGGTGGTGTCCGTCGTGCTCATGTTCGGCCTCCTCAAGACCAGAACCCTCGACGGCCGGATATTACTCCGTCATCGTCCAGCTCCTGTGATTAGTGTTCCACGGCCTCCCTACGCCGCGCACCGGCGCGTCCGGTGGGACAGCGTCACCGCCTCCCTGGTGGCGGCGCAGGCGGGGTCGGTGGCGCTGCTCAACTTCAGCCCGGCGGAGGTGAAGCGGTGGAGGAAGCTGCGGCTACCCGGAGCAGTGACAGTCCGAGCGGTGCGGTTGCAGGCCGTGGACAGCGCCGTCACGTGGGCCGCCCTCTACCCGGAGTGGATCGACGAGGACGGTAACGGCACCAGCAGCGGCAGCTGCCCCTCACTCCCAGACCCGGAAGATCAAGGAGGCCAGCGCTTCGACCTCGTCGCCGTCAACCTCCCCTGCCGCAACCGTAACGATAGCGGCCGCTGGTCCAGGGACGTGGCCAGGCTCCATCTCCAGCTCTCCGCCGCCAAGCTCGCCGTCTCCGTCCACTCGTCACACGTCCTCGTCGTCTCGGACTGCCTCCCACTCCCCAACCTCTTCCCATGCAAGCACCTCCTCCACCGACACGGCCACGCCCGGCTCTACAGGGCTCACGCCGCCTACCTCCTCCCCCGCACCCGCCTCCCCGTCGGCTCATGCGACCTCGCCCTACGTCTTCCGACGAGTCCTACGAAGCCGCCTACAGTGCTCAGGCGGAGGCGGGAGGCGTACGCGACGGTGCTGCACTCATCGGACGCCTACGTGTGCGGCGCCATCGCGGTGGCGCAGAGCATCCGGCAGTCGGGCTCCACCAGGGACCTGGTGGCGCTGGTGGACTACGGCAGCGTCGGCGCGGAGCAGCGCGCCGGCCTGGCTGCGGCCGGGTGGCAGGTGCGCGCCATGGACGGCCGCATCCGCAACCCGCGCGCCGTGCCCGGCACGTACAACGAGTGGAACTACAGCAAGCTCCGCCTGTGGCAGCAGCTCACCGACTACCGCAGGGTCGTGTTCGTGGACGCCGACCAGCTCGTGCTGCGCAACATCGACTTCCTCTTCGACGCCCCGGAGGTGAGCGCCACCGGGAACAGCCGGACGCTCTTCAACTCGGGCGTCATGGTGCTGGAGCCCTGCAACTGCACGTTCGACATGCTCATGGCGCGCGTCCGCGACGTCCGGTCGTACAACGGCGGCGACCAGGGGTTCCTCAACGAGGTCTTCACGTGGTGGCACCGCCTGCCGCGCACCGTCAACGTCCTGAAGTACTACCACCAACAGGGCCATGCTGCTCCTGCTGCCTcggcgccgccgtcgccggagccgtACCTGCTGCACTACCTGGGCATAAAGCCGTGGCTGTGCTTCCGGGACTACGACTGCAACTGGAACGTGCCGTCGCTGCGCCAGTTCGCCAACGACGAGGCGCACGCACGGTGGTGGGCCGTGCACGACCGGATCAAGCCGAGGGAGCTCGCCGCCAGGTTCTGCGCGTTGCCGAAGAGTCAGAGGTCGTCGCTGCAGTATGAGCGGAGGCAGGCGGAGAAGACCAACGCCACCGACATGCACTGGAGCCGTCCGATCACTGACCCAAGGAACACCCAACAACTCTTGTTGCCAATGCCACCCACCGCTTGA